Below is a window of Candidatus Deferrimicrobiaceae bacterium DNA.
AGAGCTTCGGGAACTCGTTTCGGAAGCGAGTTTTCCGCAAGATCATTTCGACGACGGGGTTTTGGACATCATTGCGGCCGGGTTAGCGCTGGAGGAAACCAAGAACGTCCTGATGGATCGGAAAACGTCGGAAGATGTGGTCACGTACGCGAGGGCGCGGTTGGCGCCGATCGGGCGCGGCACCAGGGTCTGCGTCGCCGGAGCAGGAGCCCTGGGCAACTTCGTCGGTCTCGGACTTGCCTGTTCGGGGTTCCGGGATGTCGCGTTTTTCGATCCTGAGGCGGCGGAAGTGACGAATCTCAACAGGCAGGTGTTCCTTGCCGGCGCCGTCGGTTCGAACAAGGCCGAAGCGCTGGCCGACAGCCTGAACGGGATGTTCGGAACGGCGTACCAAGGGTACGGGAAGCCGTTGGGAAGAGACACGGATATCTCCGGATACGGCGTCATCTTCGATTGCGTGGACAATTTCGAGACGAAGATCGTGTTGAGCGAGAAATGCCGCGAGAAGGGCAAGATCCTGGTCAGCGGGGGGACCAGCGCGGAGACAGGGCAGGCGATCGTATACGATCCGGGGCGGAAAAAGGAAACTCCGGCGGAAGTCCTCGGCTTGTACGGGATCGTCGGGGAGCGGGAAGAAGGCGGCCGTCTAGGGGAGGGGGCTTCGTGCGACTACGTGCCGGATCCGTCGGTGATT
It encodes the following:
- a CDS encoding ThiF family adenylyltransferase; translated protein: MKKSARDRTERPENRPQPGRIEVPEERLDRQLRIPGWNQRALEVARIGVVGDADLLASLVVLSLSALGLKDLVVLAPGMDRNLRGIAERLNPALRICFVEGLYTHPVLEDLFTGCRAIVDLSRYGLANKLLLGKGLRDGTPVVRGFCYDGEDEQGVKVFTYVRGREWEELRELVSEASFPQDHFDDGVLDIIAAGLALEETKNVLMDRKTSEDVVTYARARLAPIGRGTRVCVAGAGALGNFVGLGLACSGFRDVAFFDPEAAEVTNLNRQVFLAGAVGSNKAEALADSLNGMFGTAYQGYGKPLGRDTDISGYGVIFDCVDNFETKIVLSEKCREKGKILVSGGTSAETGQAIVYDPGRKKETPAEVLGLYGIVGEREEGGRLGEGASCDYVPDPSVIMTNMIIAGVMVDSLRIVLDGKEAENVFYDATSDKML